Genomic segment of Dendrosporobacter quercicolus:
ATCTCAATCCGGGCTTTTTTAGGAGGATTTCTTGCTATTTTCATGTTTTTCACTCCTGACTTGCACTATGCCCAGCGTTACTTCCAACTGAGTTGCATAGTACTCAATAACCGCAGTCTCCGCCTCGACCTTGGACAAAAAATAGTTATAGGGAATTAAACTAACGATGGCAACACCAATGCCTGTTGCAGTGGCAATTAAAGCCTCAGCCACCCCGCCGGTAACCGCATGGGGCTGTCCCATGCCGCCTATTGCCATCACCTGGAATGAACTGATCATACCGATAATCGTCCCCAGTAATCCCAGCAGGGGAGAAAGGGTAATAATCGTGTCAAGGACAGGAAAGCCCCGTTTCATTTTGGCGATCTCAACAATTGCCGCCGCCTCCATCGCAGCAACTGCTTGCAGACGGTGCTCGATTCCTGCCGCCAAAACTTTTAACAGCGGGATTTTTCCTCCTCGGACCAGGAGCTTTGCATCATCCGTGTTCCCCTTGCCAATTAGTTTAATCACTTCTTCAGCCTGATTGGCCGCTTTAATTTTTCTAAAATAAAAAAATCTCTCAACTATGACCGCACCGGCCACAATCGAGCAAAGTCCCAGCGGCGCCATTACCCAGCCGCCTTTGATCAGTATCTCTAACATTACGCTTCATCCTCCTGTATGATTGCCACCGGCTTATTTGCCGTCGGCAAGCCTGAATTTTACTTTTACATCATAAAAACTTTCCACAGCAGCAGCCCCGCTGCGCGCCGGGGAAAATCGCCATTGTCCTACCGCCTGGGCAGCAGCCGCGTCGAGGGAAGCATAGCCGCTGCTGTGCTGGACTGAAATGCTTAAGGCGGAACCGTCCGTGCCGACCAGTACCCGCACAATCACTACGCCCTCCCAGCCGGCCTTCCAGGCATCGCGCGGGTATGCAGGGCGCGAACCGGAAACTAGTCCGGCCTGGGTCCGGATAGCCGGCTTATTGCCCTCGCCATCAGCCGCAACGGCTGTGCTTCCCCCGCCGCCATCAGGCCGATCAGGCAGGGCCGCGGCAGCGTTAGCGACAACAGCGGACGCGCTTGACGTCTCGCTGAGCTGCTCCTGCCGCTGACGGTCCTGTACCAGCTTGGATTGCTGTTTCTTTTCAGCCGGTTCCGCCAGCATTTGCTGTTCCTGCTGCCGTGAGACTTCCTGCACCGCAGCGGCGGAACTTAATTGATTCAAAGTATCACCGGTATCTGCCACAGTCGCCGGCGCAAAGTCAATCGCAATAGGAGCGGCGACCGAAGCTGGAGTAAACTGTTTTAGCACGATTGTAAAGCAGGCCAATAATGCTATATGCAAAACGAAAGAGATCCCGGTTGCCTTCATATACGGATGCTTTTCCATGTATTTACCGCTCCATCCCATAGATTTTCCGATTTATAAAGCGCCCGCTGCGAATGCGGCATCACAGGGAGCGGAGTATCGCCCCTGCAGCCGCCGGGTTAAGATCAAAGTTCCCGTTCCGCTCTTAAAGTAAAGCTGCGGGGAATTCCTGCATACACCGATACGCCGGTTTGCGCCGCATAGTACTTTTTATTGGCCAAGTTGTAGACATTCAATGAATATTTCCAGGCATTGGCCTTATAATACACAACCGCGTCCATAACGTTATACCCGGGAACCCAGGTTGTGTTAAGCGTGTCAAAAGGTCGTTTGCTCACATGGGTTATCCCGCCGCCGAAACCGAAGCCTTGCCAGGCACCACCCTGAATTTCGTAAGTCGACCATAATCTAAATGTCTGTTTAGGTACTGCTACAGTTTGTTTGCCAACCCATGCAGGATACTGGGGGTTTTTGACCACAGTTGAATCATTATTTGAATAGGCCGCCAGCAGATTCCACCCTGGCTTAATCTGGTAACTAAGATCCAGTTCGTAGCCCCGGCTTGCCTGTTCCCCAATTAACCGGTAATCAGTATCGGCGGTAGTTCCCAGATTGGTAATAATGTTTGTTTGATGAATGTTGTAACGCGATAATGTCAGGCTGGCTTTGTCACTAATGTTAAATTTGACGCCACCCTCAAGCTGGCGGCCCCTTTTGGGTTTAAATGTTTGAATTCCGACAGGTTGTCCGCCAACCCGGATGTTTTGCGACGAATTATAATTAAAAGATGTACCATAGCCAATAAACCAGGTAAGCCCAGGCGATGACTCATAAGTCGAACCGACCCGGTAGGTTGTGTCAGATACGCTCCCTCCGGTATCATCGACAGTCTGAGCGTAGGAGGCATGGCTGAGCCCTCCCGAAACCCTTAGTTTATCCGAAACAGCCACTGTATCGGCTAAATAAGTACTATGCCGGTACTTGGACGTCGATCTCCAAGGGCTTACCTCCGCAGCAGGCTTGGGATCAAATACCGGCTTGAGATAATCCACAGGGGTGAGCGTTTCGCCTGCCGATATGGGCCAGGTCTGTTTATACCTGGACCATTCATAACCCAGAGTCACATGATGAGCCAGTCCGCCCGCCGTAAATTTGGCATTAGCGGTTGTATCCCAGGCATAGGTGTCGGTATTATAGATATCCCAGCTATAATAAGATAATATTTTCCCTGTTGTATAATCCCCGTCAACCCAGCGTTCATCACCGATATACCTCCGGTCATTGTGGGTTCCGCTGTAACGAACAGCCGAAGTGACTGTCCAGATATCGTTAATCTGATGGTCCACTCTGGCGCTGAGCGCGCGGCCAATAAAATAATGCCGTTGACCGGGGTCATAATAATTGGCGTCATAAGGAACAAGCCTGTATGGTGCAACAATTGTGCCAATGGCCGGTAATCCGCCGACATAGCCGCCGGCAAGATTATAATGATTATACATTGCCTGAAATGTGTAGGTAGTATCATTGCGCGGTTGTCCCTGTACAATCAAGCTGCCGTTAAAATGATTATTATGAACATTTTTTTGAAATTGCGCCAGGTGATCTGTAGACACAATGGTTCTAGACAGCCATTTACCATCTTGCGTTAGGGGAACCGATGCGTCGAAACTGACACTTCTGCTGCCCCAGGAACCATACTCCAGCCCGATGGAATAAGCTTCTTCCGTCAGCGGTTTTTTTGTGATATAGTTGATAATCCCCCCGGGCTGCATCTGGCCAAAAAACAGCGAACTAGGCCCTTTAAGCACTTCAATGCGATCTAGATTTCCGGTCCATCCCGCCACACCTGAGGGATCATATAAACCATCAAAAAAATAATTATTTGCTGCAAAACCGCGAATATAAAAAGACGGATTTAAATTGGCATTGGGATTCCATACACCAGTGTCGGTATTAACCCCGGCAACATTGGCCAGTACTTTGGCCACCGTATCGGCATGTTGCTCTTCAATGACTTTCTGACCGATTGCAGTGACCGTCTGCGGAATATCTTTCGTCTCCGCCTCTGTTTTACTGCCGGTGGAACTGCGGGTAACCACGTAATTGGTTACCCCTTCCGCAGTGGGAGTCTGTCCGATGACGAGTTCCTGTTTTCTTCTTTCTTGAACTTCTATTTCCGTCATCGGAATTTGATCAGACGGTTCTAGCTGCTGTTCCTCCTGCGCCGTCTTGGCCGCGGAATCCTCGGCCAAGGTTATCCCCTGCGTCCCCAACGACAAGGCAATGGTCAACGTACCATAAAGCAACAGTTTCGCTTGTTTGCGGCTCACTCTTTCTAACCCCCTTCAATAAACAGTAAGGCTCTAGTCAATTACGGTAAAGCCGAGATCTTCTATTGCCTCGACCAATACGTCCGTCTTCGCCGAACCAATAATGGTTGCCTGTCTCGCTTCCAGCTCAACAGTGACATGCGTTACTCCGGGAATTGCAGCAAGTCTTTTTTCTACTTTTCCCCTGCAGCCATTGCAGGACATGCCTTCAATTTTTAATACACTTTTTTGCTCACTCATCAAACCACCTCCCTTCACTACCGTTGGAAAACCCGGCTAGCACCGAGCCTAGGCAAGGGCGACAGCCGTTCGTTGCACTTATGCAACAGAAAGTACTTATACTTTCTGTAAAAAAAAACTAAAGACTAACTCTATCGTATGTCGATAAACTTAGCCTTTAGTTCTTGCTAATCAGCTGATTCTTCACGCATGAAGCATTTCTGTATGAAATTGGTATATCCGGATATTTAAGCGTTAATAGAATAATATAGTATAATCTGTTATTCCACAAGTACGAATAATTATATGATATACTAATATGAAAAGTACTAAGGAGGATTTCTCGTATGCCCAAAACATCGATCAGGGGCATGTGTCCGGTGACGGTCAATCAAATGCTGTTGGCTCAGAAATTAATTGCAGGCAAATGGAAATTTGTCATTCTATTGTTTTTAAGTGATGGCACGAAAAGATTTAACGAGCTTAATAAATTGTTGCCCGATATCTCCCAGGGCATACTCACCCAACAGTTAAGAGAACTCGAACGTGATGGAATCGTACATAGAGAAATATATAAGGAAATACCGCCAAAAGTAGAATATTCATTAACTGATATCGGGAGAAATTTCATACCGGTTTTAGGTCATGTATTAAAATGGATACAATTTTATAATGAACGCCAACATCAGTTGAGGGAGTAACCGGAATTTAACGGTCCCGGCAGCGTGGCATATTTCTATTCCGCACCGTGTGACCCGGAGTGCCATAAACACTGGTAACAGCGAAAAAAACACCTTCCGGATTTTTACGGTAATCTGGAAGGTGTTTTTGTATGGCAAACAAATATACTATTAAAGATTTAGCATAATCCAGCAGGGACATTTATTACGACAGTATACCAGTGGTTTATATGCTATGCAAATAAGTTTGTAATAGTTTTTTATAATCAACGTCATTTGGCGGGAGTTTGCCGTTTGTAATTACAAATTTAATTTTATCATCAACACTGGGAGATATTCCTTTCTGTTTTACGATATCGGCCAAATAATTTATGGTTCCGACACTTCCGTCGAAAAAAACAGTTTCCCTGGTAAACGATTGTTGCAAAATCGGGGTAAATAATGGAAAATGCGTACAACCAAGCACAACGGCGCCGTAATCAGATGGCTTTAAAGCTGCGAATTCCTTTTGCAAATACTGATTTACACTTAAAGTGCCAAATTCAAACTGCTCGGCAAATTTTACCAGGCCGCCTAACGCCAGCGTATCAACCATTTCTGCCGCATCAAGCCTGTGCACCAATTGGTTGAATTTTTTCTCCCGTAAAGTAAGGCTGGTTGCCAATACCAATACCTTTTTGCCTCTTTCTTTACAATAAGCAACTGCCGGTTTTACAGCAGGTTCCATGCCAATGATCGGGAAACTATAATTCTTTCGCAATTTCATGTCAGCGACACTTGTTGCTGTATTACAAGCAATTACCACAGCATCTACTTTAATCCCGGCCAAATAATCCATAGCATTTTGAACATATTGCCTTACTTCAATTTTTGTCTTTTCCCCATAAGGCATATGCTCAATATCAGCATAGTAAATGTAGTCAGCAAATGGCAGTATTTTTAAGGCATGACCAAGAACCGTTAAGCCGCCAATACCAGAGTCAAAAAAGCCGATCTTCATCCTAATCCCTTCCCAGTTCTAAGTATTGTATTTATATTATCATGAATCACTCCGTCCAACCATAGAACTCCGATTAAAAAGTCCTGCCTATATCATACCATAAACTAACAGCCGTTGGAATTTTGTAGGGGACGGCTGTGAATATATTGGATTGAGGGTTTGGCGTGATTTGGTACAAGCATTGCCGGGGCTTCCGGCGTTTGACATTTGTCTAGTAAAGCAAGTAGGCCGGTGCTTTGTTGTCCCAACAAGCGCCATTTGCAGAGAGTACAAAGAATATGACAGCGCGCTGCCCTATGAGGTGTTCGGAGGCGAATGCTCATGTACCGAGATTAACCGTCTTATCAAGGCTTATGAGGCAACAGGCAGTGATAGGATCATCGGCATCGGCGGCGGCAAAATTTACGACACCGCCAAGGCGGTTGCCTATTATGCCAGTACTGAACAATAAAATTTGATAAGGGTAGGAAAAATTCCTGAGCCAGTACTTGGGGATTTTTATCTGTTCCTATCTAAAATATAAATTCTGTATATTTTAATAGTGTCAAAATTAATTTATAATACAGACATGTTTTGCAAACAGTCTGAGTTTAGCGGCGATGCTAAGCTTAGATTCAATAAGGCGGGAAAGGGGGGGAAGCCGGTATGGAACAACGGTTTTTAAGTCAAACCAAACAACTGGCTTATGCAGCATTGGGCATTGCTCTAGTGTTTATTTGTACGGTTTTTGTCAATGTTCGTCTGCCGATTGCCGCCCATGGCGGTTTAATTCATTTGGGGAATGTGCCTTTATTTATGATTGCCATTCTTTACGGGCGTCGCTTAGGCGCTTTGGCGGGAGGAATTGGCATGGCTCTTTTTGATGTGGTGGGCGGCTGGTTTTTGTGGGCCCCCTTTACACTGGTTGTTGCCGGTCTCATGGGGTATACGGTCGGCGCTATAGGCGAAAAGCACCAGACTATCAACGCATATGTTCTGGCTTTGATAGCGGCTTGTATCATTAAGGTAGTTGGTTATTATTGCGCTGAGGGGATTATTTATGGAAATTGGCTGGCACCGATGACATCGGTACCCGGCAACCTCGTTCAGATCGGCGTGGCATCAGTCATTGTGCTGCCTGTCGTGCTAAAGCTGAGAAGGCATAGAGCCGTTTTTACCTGGGCGGGAAGCCGCAAATGAGGGATCCAAACAGTAAACCAGCAACCTTTGCGGAATGCTGGTTTACTGTTTGCTCTAGCTGCAGCTGTCGGAAGACATTGTACGTTTCCTTTGGTCTACGGGCTTTTGCCGCTCAAAGCCAGTTCCTTATGGCTCAGCACTTGCGGGGGCGCTTCCAGCCATCCGTTCTTAATTGCAATATTTATCCCATCTTCTCCATATTGAATAACTTCCGCTGCCATACGCATGTAATCAGTAGCGACATCGGCCCTGCTGCTCTGCCCTACGGCAGCCCCAATGTCAGCTAGGTTAAACTGGTTTATCAGGATGATATGATTCATCATAAGTTTATCTGAAAAAGGTGGTATGGTAGAGCTGGTGAGCATAGAGTCCGGGCTTGAGGGTATCGGAATAGCCTCATCCCTCAGCCTGGAGCTTAGCCCCTTGGTCTGTTTTATTCCGATTTCCGCTCCCCGGAGGAAGTACTTCTTTAATTCCGGATCACGGGCGACTTGGCCAAACCCAGTAATTAATGCTGTACCTAAGAGATTCTCTTGGATAGAAAGAAAAATATGCATGAGACTGACGACATGGATTGGGCGCTGCTTACCAATGATGTGGCCGATATAACTAGACTTTTCCACAAAATGGGGCGTTTGCGGTATGCTGACAATAGGTGATCGGATTAGTATTCCTTTGGTTAGTGCAACCTGTGTTGCGTCTTCGAGTATTTTTGCAGAAGAAGCGACCGCTTCTTGAAACAGGTTCCTTACGTCCGGGCGAGCGGCTAGAAAAAGAAAAGGCGCCGTCATTTGCAAGGCATATTTAGCTCTTGATAAAACATGATAGAGCGCAAAAGTATCCGAGTACAGCCGGGGGGCTTCTATGGTTACGTCTTTGTCGCTGAAGCCAACTGGAATGGGCACATTATCACTACGAAAAATGGCGGCTATGTCGCGGGACCGTTTCTCCGAGACGGTTAGCGCTTGCTGCAGGATCGTCCGTATTTGCTGGTCTTCAGCTTTTGCAATCAGATATTTTTTAACACACACGATCAAGGTATCGCTCATATACATATTCCATAGATTGCCAATTTCGGCAGAAGTCAGTGGATATTTATTTGCGGTCGGCATTGTATAATGACCTCCTAAGATTTCCGAATAGTTATATCATGCCCACAGCAAGATAAAAAAACTCTGACGCAGTTTCATTAGCTGAATGAGCCGCTCATTTCATTGACAGACTGTGTTGTGGTGACGACAGGCCAATATCATTTTAAAAGGAACCTTACACAAAAGGTTCCTTTGCTGCAAAAAAGATAAAATTTTACTATCGATAATCCCTTGAAAGGCAACTGATACCGGTTTGGTGAATTCTAAAGATGAATTTTTTCTTGATTATTCATGGAATATCCACCTTTTTCAACATTACTCGTATCTAATGTATTGTCTTTAACTGCAATTTTAGTAAGCTTTTTAACTACCCCATAAGGTTTTTTTAATGAAAGCTTATCTCCCTTTCCGGTAATAACCCATAAAGTTTTATAGCCCCTGGGTGTTGAGCGAAGTTGATCTTCACCTTTGCCATCCGTAAAAAACACTAATAAATTTATCTTCTTAGTGTTCGCATATTCAAAAACCGGAGTAAACCTGGTGCCGCCTCTGATATTGCTTCTAGCTTTAATATCCTTTACAGATTTGACTTTATACACCCGTCTGATTGCACTATCACATTCGATGATCGTAATTTCGTGATTGTAATTTTTCACGATACTGAGTACTTCTTGTATAGCCTGGTTAAATTCTTCATCACTAATGCTGCCGCTGATGTCAAGGGCAACAGCAATTTTTGCTTTGTGACTCCTCAGTTGGCCCCGTAAATCCAACCGATCAGGCTGTCTCCGGTTTCTTCTGGTTATCGTTTTCTTTGGATTGCTTTCAACAGCGCCCAGCAACCTTCTAAGATACAAATTCCAAGGCAGCTCAGCCCTGCTGTTGTTAAGTGATGACAGCATGTTTTCCAAATAGTTTGGCATAGTGCCTTTTTGCGAAGCATCAATAAACTTGCCGGTGAATTCTTTGAGCGTTTGTTCATCCAGCTCACTGGAATCTGCCCAAATGTCATGGGTTTTTTCAGGATTATACGCAATTGCTATTTTTTCATCTTTTTGGCTGTCATCCTCTGTTTCATCTTCAGCTATTTCGAGTAAGTCCAGGGCAGCTTGAAGCTTTTCCACATAATATTCAAAAGGCTCGAAGGGCAGGAGCTTTAAAGAATATTTTAGATTTACCCATTCCAGGGTAGCCGCATATGGCGGCAGATGCTCCAGATGGGTGTTTACTACGATATCCATGGCGATATTTGTTGCCAAGGTGCTATAACTATCCTTTACTTGTTTGGCCCTGAGTAAATGCATAGATACTATATGGAGAATTTCATGCTTTATCGTACTTTCCATTTGTTTGATATTCAGAGTCAAAAAAATTACGGGATTAAAATAGATAACATATTTCGCCCCTTTAAAATTCACAGCAGTAGGGCTGCTTATATCAAGTCGTATTTCTCTTGCCATTTGAAACAAAAAATACCCATAGAAATTATCTTTGTCTTCCAAAAGGCTTAGATTTACTTTGTCTACAAGGCTGAAAAAATCCTTTTTAAAATCCTCCGGAATAGCTGGCTGAATATTATCCGCGTCATGTTTTGCTGTTATAAAATGGTGAATGATTTCCGATGCTTTTTCGTAAAGCCTTTCTGCCTGGCTATCAAAGTAAGTTTTCATCCATATCACCTGACTGAACGATAAGATTCAAAATAGGCTTCTACAAAAGCCTCATTTTCTATGGCATATTTGTATACTTCAGTATAACTCATTTTGATATCCTTCATGATTCCAATCATTAAATCCACAGGATAGATTTTCAAAAACTCAATCAGTCTGTCAATTGTATAATTTGTGTCATGGCCACCGTTTTTAAAAGTTGCTTCCAAGTGTATTAGAATATTTTTGGCAGCCAGATATAGCCTTGTATGACTTTCGTTTTTAATTTTCTCTTTGACAGATTCATGCAGGGAATTTCCGGAAAACACATCTTCATAAGAGATTAATGCGTTATAATCGGCTTCAACAAAGTTAACAAACTCTTCTGCAATGAGTTTCCCGACATTTCCTCTTATGACATTTAAAAATACAGACCTGGATAGGGAATCTTTTTTCTGCTTATAAAGTTTATAAATACCGGAAATTCTTTCATAGCTTCTCGGAGTCGCTCTTATATCATCTTCGTTGATTTTATGCAAATATTCCGGGAAGGCGGCAATAAACTCGATCACCTTTTGCTCAATGTCTGCAGCTATTGCCCAATCTAACCACTGCCGATAATCAGGCTCCATGTGTAGCCACACAAACCGGTTTTCCTGCGCTACATCCATATCTACCACTTGATAATCAAAGTCCGCACCATATTTACCGGAAGGATTCATCGCTGCTACAATTTTTACACTTTCAGGCAATTGATAGCCATTAATTTCTCTATTTAATATCAAATTCATCAGTTCCTGCTGCACGGTATGTTCACAACGATTTATTTCGTCTACCAATAAAAGAACGGTTTTCCCTTTTGCTATTTCCTCATCAATCTCCCTTAGCTTATGATGAACGGCATAGACGGTGGTTTTCTTTTCAGCCTTAGCTTCTTGCTGATTTGGTCTTGTATAAGATTCTATCGTTGGCAGGCCGCCTATTTCACCTTCTTTCAGGAGATTGCCATCAATAACGACCAAACGCCAATTGTTTTCATGCGCGATTTGCTTGGCTAAAGCTGTTTTTCCAATTCCGGTTTCCCCAACGATTAAAGGTACTTCCCCGGTAGCCAGTACTAAATCAACACTTTTTAATGTATCAATAAAATTCATAATATCTCCCGCCTATTTTATCTTTAGCTTTTCATCTACAGCTATTTTTTTGGCCTTTTTACTGCCATATTGATAAATAAACATGATCTTGTCCATTGGTATCAGGTCACTGTTTTTATCTATAGTACTACAATTTAGATAATCCCTCACATATTTTTCTTCAACAGCTTCATTTGATAATGCTTCCTTTAACACTTGTGCTAATTCATCTTTGGTGATTTCTATTTCTTTCGTAATATATTGAATCGCTAAAATATTTGCTTTCAAAAATCTCAACATTTTATTTTTATCTAAATCATTGATAAACCTGATAGCCCGCTCATTATTCTTGATCGCGATAAGCTCGGCCTGATGTGTCGGTGAATTGATATATCTTAAGGCATCATAACTTATTTTTACAGCCTCTTCCTGAACATTTTCACTAGGTTCTTTGATAAACCTTATTGCATCGTAATTTTTCCTTACAGCTAATAATTGCAATTCCTCACTGGGCTGATTTACATATTTAATCGCCCATCCAGCTTGATTTATAGCTAATTTAACTAATGTATCAGTTGGATTTTTAATATACTGTAAGTTATTCCAGCCAGCATTTACAGCTTGTATCATCATAGCTTCCGTAGGATTTTTGATAAATTGAATCGCCCGCGCATTATTGTCTACAGCTGCTGCCTGCATTTCTCTGGTTGGCTGCTCTATATATTGCAGCGCCAGTCCGTTTTTTTTAACAGCCAATAGCTTCATCTCAGCGGTAGGATTATCGATATAAGCCAAAGCATAAGGATTATTTTTTAACATTTCAATCAGCTTTGATTTTTCCATAATGTTACTTTCCTTTTGTCATTGTTTTTAGGTTGCTTATAAATACAAAATAATTATACCATTGTATAAAGGATCAATAAATGATATCGAAATATTAGTTATTGACAGGCAAAATCAAAAAGTCTGGCTTTTAATAAAGTGATTCGGATAATGAAAATTTAACCTATTTGGTATTCTGCACAGCCTGACGTCCCTAAGCTGCAGCAAAAGAAGTTTCCAGCTGAGACGGATTTTCATAGCTTCCTTTCAAGGATTTATTGCGATGATTGTATAATGATTATAGAGTATATTTTTATTCCGAGGCAGCTATGGTTATATTGTCGCAACTGTGTTGACACCTGCCCGTCTCAAGCCATTCATGGCAAGGCCTGCTCTGAAATCCTGCCGTGGGAGGAGCTTGTTGATGTACGCAAGCGTGATCAATGGAAAATCAAGAACTTTCCTGAATTTCACGGCCAGGTCTGCGGTATCTGTGTGGCGGTCTGCCCGCATGGGCAGCGGGCGAGAAGGCTTGGGTTTTCGCACACCTGAGTCTTAACTGTTCATGAATCTATAAGATGAAATTGGGAGGAGAATTCCTGTGGAAGATAACATACCGGAAGCTTCAATGAAATGCGAAACACGACGGGCGTTTCTCGCGCTCTGTTCACCTAAAACACGACTTTTACATGATCCTGTTTTCAATCCCGATATGGTTTGCGGACATCCAAATCCGGCTGGCCTTGGCGATGCAGGCCGCTT
This window contains:
- a CDS encoding 4Fe-4S double cluster binding domain-containing protein — protein: MIIEYIFIPRQLWLYCRNCVDTCPSQAIHGKACSEILPWEELVDVRKRDQWKIKNFPEFHGQVCGICVAVCPHGQRARRLGFSHT